A part of Bacillus thuringiensis genomic DNA contains:
- a CDS encoding AbiH family protein → MDLFIIGNGFVLGHGLHTRYWNFRCYLEEHQGDFLRDFEEKYYLWGKGLQTYLWNDLECNMIWDFHMLV, encoded by the coding sequence GTGGATTTGTTTATTATTGGGAATGGATTTGTTTTAGGACATGGTTTACATACGAGGTATTGGAATTTTCGTTGCTATTTAGAAGAACATCAAGGAGACTTCTTGAGGGATTTCGAAGAGAAATATTATTTGTGGGGAAAAGGGTTACAAACTTATTTATGGAATGATTTAGAATGTAATATGATATGGGACTTTCACATGCTGGTTTAG
- a CDS encoding Rap family tetratricopeptide repeat protein, whose translation MIVSVKGNEQVTKMLNDWYIEIRARHVGKAHNLKLEIDQKIHNIEEDQNLILYYALLDFRHQYMLDSLSIGKDSFDKVDSLGVPADQFLQYYYHFFKAIHSNITGDFTCAKEHYNQAELLLKHIPDEIEHAEFHFKLSTFHYHIYKPLAAIKEATKAKDIFKKHAGYETNIGLCDNLIGLACTHLKQFEEAEEHFITAINTFKKSGEEKNITFVRHNLGLMYSGQNLSELAIRYLSEVIQELPKDYKAIFIKTREHMKIGESKETSNLIAKGLEICKELKNEEYEHHFLILEKLNQKVAADELEKTIKTGISYFNREDLHEYVQEYAKKLAVLFHQENNRSKASDYFYLSHQAEEQNFEKEALK comes from the coding sequence ATGATTGTTTCAGTAAAGGGGAACGAGCAAGTTACCAAAATGTTAAATGACTGGTATATAGAGATACGTGCCAGACATGTAGGAAAGGCACATAATTTAAAACTTGAGATTGATCAAAAAATACATAACATTGAAGAAGATCAAAACCTAATTTTATACTATGCTCTTTTAGACTTTCGTCATCAATATATGCTTGATAGTTTAAGTATTGGAAAAGATAGTTTTGATAAAGTAGATTCATTGGGTGTACCTGCAGATCAGTTTTTACAATACTACTACCACTTCTTTAAAGCTATTCATTCAAATATTACAGGTGATTTTACATGTGCAAAAGAACATTATAATCAAGCTGAATTACTCTTAAAACACATTCCCGATGAAATTGAACATGCTGAATTCCATTTTAAATTATCAACTTTTCATTATCATATTTATAAACCGCTTGCTGCAATCAAAGAAGCTACCAAGGCAAAGGATATCTTTAAAAAGCATGCAGGATATGAAACTAATATTGGATTATGTGATAATTTAATTGGATTAGCTTGTACTCATTTAAAACAATTTGAGGAAGCTGAAGAACATTTCATTACAGCTATTAATACATTCAAAAAATCTGGTGAAGAAAAGAATATCACGTTTGTACGCCATAACTTAGGTTTAATGTATTCAGGTCAAAATTTATCTGAACTAGCAATACGATACCTCTCTGAAGTAATACAAGAACTCCCTAAAGATTATAAAGCAATCTTTATTAAAACTAGGGAGCATATGAAAATCGGTGAGTCCAAAGAAACTTCTAATCTTATAGCGAAAGGCTTAGAGATTTGTAAAGAGCTAAAGAATGAGGAATACGAACATCACTTTTTAATTTTAGAAAAATTAAATCAAAAGGTCGCTGCTGACGAATTAGAGAAGACAATTAAAACAGGAATTTCTTATTTTAATAGAGAAGACCTACATGAATATGTACAAGAATACGCTAAAAAGTTAGCGGTTTTATTCCATCAAGAAAATAACCGTTCAAAAGCAAGCGATTATTTTTATCTTAGCCATCAAGCAGAAGAACAAAACTTTGAAAAGGAGGCTTTAAAATGA
- the hfq gene encoding RNA chaperone Hfq encodes MHTQENFYKKLIEEKRLVTIFLINGVRVPGIIIAVDKFSVLVSSHGKQQFIYKQAISTVSL; translated from the coding sequence ATGCATACACAAGAAAATTTTTATAAGAAATTAATAGAGGAAAAAAGATTAGTAACGATATTTTTAATAAACGGCGTAAGAGTGCCAGGAATCATTATCGCAGTTGATAAATTTTCAGTGCTAGTTTCCAGTCACGGAAAGCAACAATTCATATACAAACAGGCTATTTCAACAGTTTCTTTATGA
- a CDS encoding RNA-guided endonuclease TnpB family protein, translating into MTKHNKAYKFRLYPTEEQAHLMRKTFGCVRFVYNRMLAERKEVYEKYKDDKEQLKKQKLPTPAKYKAEFEWLKEVDSLALANAQLHLQTAYKNFFRGQNDFPTFKSKKDRKSYTTNVVNGNIMLLNGHIKLPKLKMVRIKQHREIPQDHIIKSCTISMTPTGKYYVSILTEYEKEIVQKEVETVVGLDFAMDQLYVSSEDERANYPKFYREMLDRLAKAQRVLSRRTKGSGRWDKQRIRVAKLHEKVANQRKNFLHHKSKELATHFDVVAIEDLNMKGISQALHFGKSVADNAWGMFTSFLAYKLNEQGKQLVKIDKWFPSTKTCSSCGNVKNMSLSERVYSCICGVNLDRDYNAAINIKNEAIRLLALA; encoded by the coding sequence ATGACAAAGCATAATAAAGCGTATAAATTCCGTTTGTATCCAACAGAAGAACAAGCACATCTTATGCGTAAAACCTTCGGTTGTGTACGTTTCGTGTATAATAGAATGTTAGCTGAACGAAAAGAAGTGTACGAAAAATACAAAGATGATAAGGAACAACTCAAGAAACAAAAGCTTCCCACTCCTGCGAAATACAAAGCAGAATTTGAGTGGTTAAAAGAAGTTGATTCATTAGCATTGGCAAATGCTCAACTACACTTGCAAACTGCCTATAAGAATTTCTTTCGTGGTCAAAATGACTTCCCAACATTCAAAAGCAAAAAAGACAGAAAGTCTTATACAACGAATGTAGTGAACGGAAATATTATGTTGCTTAACGGTCATATCAAATTGCCAAAACTGAAAATGGTACGTATCAAACAGCATAGAGAAATACCACAAGACCATATAATCAAGTCATGTACGATTTCTATGACACCTACTGGTAAATACTATGTGTCCATTTTGACTGAATACGAAAAAGAGATCGTACAAAAAGAAGTAGAAACAGTTGTTGGATTAGACTTTGCGATGGATCAATTATACGTCAGTTCTGAGGATGAGAGAGCCAATTATCCTAAGTTCTATCGTGAAATGTTAGACCGATTAGCAAAGGCGCAACGAGTATTATCAAGACGTACAAAAGGTTCAGGGCGTTGGGATAAACAACGTATCCGTGTAGCTAAGCTGCATGAAAAAGTAGCAAACCAACGTAAGAACTTCCTTCATCATAAGTCTAAAGAGTTAGCTACTCATTTTGATGTTGTAGCTATTGAAGATCTAAATATGAAGGGAATATCGCAAGCACTTCATTTTGGAAAAAGCGTCGCTGATAATGCTTGGGGTATGTTCACTTCTTTCTTAGCTTATAAACTAAATGAGCAAGGCAAACAGCTTGTGAAAATAGACAAATGGTTTCCTTCCACAAAAACATGTAGCAGTTGTGGAAATGTGAAAAATATGTCATTGTCTGAGCGAGTCTATTCTTGTATATGCGGTGTAAATCTCGATAGAGATTATAACGCAGCTATCAATATCAAAAATGAAGCAATACGCCTATTGGCGTTAGCATAG
- the tnpA gene encoding IS200/IS605 family transposase: protein MKFQIVLVVKYRRNVFDDDMSDYAKDMFVRLSENYNITLVEWNHDIDHVHILFKAHPNTEMTKFINAYKSASSRLIKRDFPQVRKKLWKEMFWSRSFCLLTTGGSSKDVVKKYIENQGEK from the coding sequence ATTAAATTCCAAATTGTATTGGTCGTGAAATACAGAAGAAATGTATTTGATGATGATATGTCAGACTATGCAAAAGATATGTTTGTTCGACTATCTGAAAACTATAACATCACATTAGTTGAATGGAATCATGATATAGATCATGTTCATATTTTGTTCAAGGCACACCCTAATACAGAAATGACAAAATTCATCAATGCTTATAAAAGTGCAAGCTCTCGACTCATCAAGAGAGACTTTCCACAAGTTAGAAAGAAACTATGGAAAGAGATGTTTTGGTCAAGAAGTTTTTGCTTACTAACTACTGGTGGTTCATCAAAAGACGTAGTAAAAAAATATATTGAAAATCAAGGTGAAAAGTGA
- a CDS encoding ArsR/SmtB family transcription factor, producing the protein MTTMQVSNEMYKIPEADVELLKIMAHPVRLQIVKELEHRRVCNVTELTDLLKVPQSTVSQHLSKMRGKILRSERKGLEMYYHIANSKACQIVSVIGL; encoded by the coding sequence ATGACAACAATGCAAGTAAGTAATGAAATGTACAAAATCCCAGAGGCGGATGTAGAACTATTAAAGATTATGGCCCATCCAGTTAGGTTACAAATTGTGAAGGAGCTAGAACATCGCAGAGTTTGTAATGTAACAGAGTTAACAGATTTATTAAAAGTACCGCAATCAACCGTATCTCAGCATTTATCTAAGATGCGTGGCAAGATTCTACGCTCGGAAAGAAAAGGGTTAGAGATGTACTATCATATTGCAAATTCCAAAGCATGCCAGATTGTTAGTGTAATAGGTTTATAA
- a CDS encoding disulfide bond formation protein B gives MSIIQKYHIAIAWTIATSAMLISLIFSEWMKLPPCDLCWYQRMAMYPLVLILGIGMYRKDPNVSVYAFPFACIGLIIAVYQITIQAFPTSELKICSVSVSCTEDHLNLFGFISIPMLSFVGFVSIIILLYIKSDRETKEQTT, from the coding sequence ATGTCGATCATTCAAAAGTATCACATTGCAATTGCTTGGACGATAGCTACTAGTGCAATGCTCATAAGTTTGATTTTTAGTGAGTGGATGAAGCTGCCTCCATGTGATTTGTGCTGGTATCAAAGGATGGCCATGTATCCATTAGTGTTAATATTGGGAATAGGAATGTATAGAAAAGATCCTAATGTAAGTGTATATGCATTTCCATTTGCATGTATTGGATTAATAATAGCTGTCTATCAAATTACGATTCAGGCTTTTCCAACAAGTGAACTGAAGATATGTTCAGTAAGTGTTTCTTGTACAGAAGATCATTTGAATTTGTTTGGTTTCATCTCGATTCCTATGCTATCTTTTGTTGGGTTTGTATCCATCATAATACTTCTATATATTAAATCTGATAGGGAGACAAAAGAACAAACAACATAG
- a CDS encoding thermonuclease family protein, with the protein MKICIKAICITSFVIQMSACSDSTQTKNDSRPAQAVQNGIQQHMEGKGIVDIPEAYKGKIKGLETVKGKILHIKDGDTIDVNVKGQKQTVRLLLLDTPESVSQKIPPQKMGKEASSFLKKQLKGKNVTIVYDCGPKEDKYGRELAYVFCEGIHINELMIKSGYGIVAYISKPNTTLLPQMLESEKEAKASKTGVWNIKGYVDEEKHHYNRNDAA; encoded by the coding sequence ATGAAAATATGCATTAAAGCTATTTGTATAACATCATTCGTAATTCAAATGTCAGCATGTAGCGATTCGACGCAAACAAAAAATGATTCAAGACCTGCCCAAGCAGTACAAAACGGGATACAACAGCACATGGAAGGGAAAGGTATTGTTGATATTCCAGAAGCTTATAAGGGAAAAATAAAAGGCTTAGAGACTGTTAAAGGAAAGATATTACATATAAAGGACGGAGATACGATAGACGTGAACGTAAAGGGGCAAAAACAGACGGTAAGGTTACTGTTATTAGATACCCCTGAGTCTGTATCTCAAAAAATCCCACCACAAAAGATGGGAAAAGAAGCCTCTTCCTTTTTAAAGAAACAGCTAAAAGGAAAAAATGTAACAATAGTCTATGATTGTGGACCCAAAGAGGACAAGTATGGCAGGGAATTAGCATATGTATTTTGTGAAGGGATACATATAAACGAGTTAATGATCAAATCAGGATATGGTATTGTAGCTTACATTTCAAAACCTAACACTACTTTGCTACCACAAATGCTAGAAAGCGAAAAAGAAGCAAAAGCATCAAAGACTGGCGTTTGGAACATAAAAGGGTATGTGGATGAAGAGAAACATCATTATAACCGTAATGATGCGGCTTAG
- a CDS encoding ABC transporter ATP-binding protein: protein MNKKINKQDEIQISYKELLFLYPYLKNTKTLLAFGLIGMVIASLIIAPIPYIIGYMIDKVILLNKSYDQLLKTTLILLLIYCINYLISIGYEYLFTRVQQNVVNEIRLSMISNIIDAPLSYINQKEKGYILSRIAESGNVSALFSPNLLRVFSGIFDFFFALFIMFNLSVKLTGIIVIIIPIYFIISKHSSKMISKSTTNVYESSAVLNAEMYETLNGIEDIKLLNGKNIQTNKIKSKLNNVIKSALKQSLHFIFFMQNLIVTNNFVTVIVLLVSGILILQNQLTIGVYTSFSIYMAKLLATTQALGSLDITLKPVCISIKRIKEFFNLDVENTLGTNIMKEPINSIEFKDVCFKYNENSDLIFDHLNVQIEKGDKLLIDGINGSGKSTFIKLLTGLYQPESGKILINNIDYNLIHKESVRDRIGIVSQNIFLFKGTILDNILYGQTNKTKEDVVKLMKRYHLTSHLNRFENGLDTIIVQDGSGVSGGQAQFIAFLRAILTQRDIIILDEAASNLHIDTRNLMYEILQNYNLCNILIMISHQQDGLYFLNKTLELTHGNKRIAVNGSML, encoded by the coding sequence GTGAATAAGAAGATAAATAAACAAGATGAAATTCAAATTTCTTATAAAGAGTTATTATTTTTATATCCGTATTTGAAAAATACAAAAACTTTGTTAGCTTTTGGTTTAATTGGGATGGTTATAGCTTCTTTGATTATCGCACCGATACCATATATTATTGGCTACATGATTGATAAAGTTATACTATTAAACAAAAGCTACGATCAATTATTAAAAACAACTCTTATACTCTTATTAATTTATTGTATTAACTATTTAATATCGATAGGTTATGAGTATTTATTTACTCGTGTACAACAAAATGTAGTTAATGAAATTCGATTATCTATGATAAGTAATATTATAGATGCGCCTCTTTCTTATATTAATCAGAAGGAGAAAGGTTACATTCTTAGCAGAATTGCTGAATCTGGTAATGTAAGTGCATTATTTTCTCCAAATCTATTAAGGGTTTTTTCAGGCATATTCGATTTTTTCTTTGCTTTATTTATAATGTTTAATTTAAGTGTTAAACTTACAGGTATCATAGTAATTATTATCCCAATATATTTTATAATATCCAAACATTCTTCTAAAATGATATCGAAAAGTACCACAAACGTATACGAGTCATCGGCAGTATTAAACGCAGAAATGTATGAAACCTTAAATGGAATAGAGGATATAAAATTATTAAACGGTAAAAATATACAAACCAATAAGATTAAGAGTAAATTAAATAATGTAATTAAAAGTGCGCTAAAACAAAGTTTACATTTTATTTTCTTTATGCAAAATTTAATAGTAACAAATAACTTTGTTACAGTAATAGTATTACTGGTATCAGGTATTTTAATTTTACAAAACCAGCTTACTATAGGGGTGTATACTTCATTTTCAATTTATATGGCTAAACTCCTTGCGACTACTCAAGCTTTAGGCAGCTTAGATATAACTCTAAAACCCGTGTGTATTAGTATTAAGAGAATTAAGGAGTTCTTCAATTTAGATGTTGAAAATACACTAGGTACAAATATAATGAAAGAACCAATTAATTCAATAGAATTTAAAGATGTTTGTTTTAAATATAATGAAAATAGTGATTTGATATTTGATCATTTAAACGTGCAAATTGAAAAGGGTGACAAGTTATTAATTGATGGTATAAATGGATCAGGAAAATCTACCTTTATAAAATTATTAACAGGTTTATATCAACCTGAAAGTGGAAAGATATTGATAAATAATATTGACTATAACTTAATACATAAAGAAAGTGTTAGAGATAGAATAGGTATAGTTTCACAAAATATATTTTTGTTTAAAGGAACTATATTAGATAACATATTATATGGACAAACAAATAAAACGAAAGAAGATGTAGTTAAGTTAATGAAAAGATATCATTTAACATCACATCTCAACAGATTTGAGAATGGATTAGATACTATAATTGTACAAGATGGTTCCGGTGTTTCAGGAGGTCAAGCACAATTTATAGCCTTTTTAAGGGCTATCCTCACACAAAGGGATATAATAATATTAGATGAAGCAGCATCTAATTTACATATTGATACAAGAAATCTTATGTATGAGATACTTCAAAATTACAATCTTTGTAATATATTAATTATGATTTCACATCAGCAAGATGGCTTGTATTTTCTCAATAAAACATTAGAACTTACACATGGTAATAAAAGAATTGCTGTAAATGGTAGTATGCTTTAA
- a CDS encoding PqqD family peptide modification chaperone has translation MIKVNGYLFWKEKLEIRKFTSNYESMLVVHKNPNESAPTLKNENTFTINKTATEIIELIDGTKTYGQVVSFLSLKYSEDPISIEKKLNAFLNNVSKVYNMNIGTQEEPINVPVNLIEEQTIYPKVASIEITNRCNVRCRHCYGDFGAVKPKVMSLDQIKSLLDDLNNIGVKLIELTGGDITVHPNLKEILLYALNLDFSQITLLTNGIALSDKVMDIIIKNKSKTFVQIDMHSLDDNYLTWFFKVPNTLHKIKNNIMKLAENDVRLRIATIVTHLNVHEVEDIAEWVHNLGIDSIGVSPVIPMGRALGCSDLYLNEEDVKTYGEALLKINKKYPKFVSLYEGARAEIRNCGAITSHIVIAPDGEIKMCTMHSLDDLKNSIGNVFKQNIKDIYDEKFKYINAFFNLQAPQMDSEECKECENKRFCSTCFLRSFIKAQEIGEKCKWFKNHVPEIIKEPLMVGQN, from the coding sequence ATGATTAAAGTGAATGGCTACTTATTTTGGAAAGAAAAGCTAGAAATAAGAAAATTCACATCAAATTATGAATCTATGTTGGTAGTTCATAAAAACCCAAACGAAAGCGCTCCCACACTCAAAAACGAAAATACATTTACGATAAATAAAACCGCCACTGAAATTATTGAGTTAATTGATGGTACTAAAACATATGGACAAGTTGTATCTTTCTTGTCTTTAAAATACAGTGAAGATCCAATAAGTATTGAAAAGAAACTAAATGCATTTTTGAATAATGTATCCAAAGTTTACAATATGAACATTGGTACGCAAGAAGAACCTATAAATGTACCAGTTAATTTAATTGAAGAACAGACTATATATCCAAAAGTGGCTTCAATTGAAATTACAAACAGATGTAATGTAAGATGTCGTCATTGCTATGGAGATTTTGGAGCAGTAAAGCCAAAAGTAATGAGCTTAGATCAAATAAAATCCTTATTAGATGACTTAAATAATATAGGAGTGAAATTAATTGAACTTACGGGCGGTGATATAACAGTACATCCAAATCTAAAAGAGATATTGTTATATGCACTTAACTTGGATTTTTCTCAAATAACACTGTTGACCAATGGTATAGCTCTTTCTGATAAAGTTATGGACATAATAATAAAAAATAAGTCGAAAACATTTGTGCAAATTGATATGCATAGCTTAGATGATAATTATTTGACTTGGTTCTTTAAAGTTCCTAATACACTTCATAAAATTAAAAATAACATAATGAAATTAGCCGAAAATGATGTTCGTTTGCGGATCGCCACAATAGTTACACATTTGAATGTGCACGAGGTAGAAGATATAGCTGAATGGGTACATAATTTAGGGATTGATAGTATTGGGGTATCTCCAGTAATACCAATGGGAAGAGCCTTAGGATGTAGTGATCTTTATTTAAATGAAGAGGATGTTAAAACATATGGTGAAGCATTGTTGAAAATAAATAAAAAATATCCTAAATTTGTTTCATTATATGAAGGTGCGCGCGCTGAGATTAGGAATTGTGGTGCAATAACATCACATATTGTGATTGCACCTGATGGTGAAATTAAAATGTGTACTATGCATAGTTTAGATGATTTGAAAAACAGTATAGGTAATGTTTTTAAACAGAATATTAAAGATATTTATGATGAAAAATTCAAATACATTAATGCATTTTTTAACTTACAAGCACCTCAAATGGACTCTGAGGAATGTAAAGAGTGTGAAAATAAACGTTTTTGTAGTACATGCTTCTTAAGAAGCTTTATAAAAGCACAAGAAATTGGCGAAAAATGTAAATGGTTTAAAAATCATGTCCCTGAAATAATTAAGGAGCCATTAATGGTAGGGCAAAATTAG
- the tucA gene encoding subclass IId bacteriocin thuricin17 — METPVVQPRDWTCWSCLVCAACSVELLNLVTAATGASTAS, encoded by the coding sequence ATGGAAACACCAGTAGTACAACCAAGGGATTGGACTTGTTGGAGTTGCTTAGTATGTGCAGCATGTTCTGTAGAGTTATTAAATCTAGTTACTGCGGCAACCGGAGCTAGTACTGCAAGTTAA
- the tucA gene encoding subclass IId bacteriocin thuricin17 — METPVVQPRDWTCWSCLVCAACSVELLNLVTAATGASTAS, encoded by the coding sequence ATGGAAACACCAGTAGTACAACCAAGGGATTGGACTTGTTGGAGTTGCTTAGTATGTGCAGCATGTTCTGTGGAATTATTAAATTTAGTTACTGCGGCAACAGGGGCTAGTACTGCAAGCTAA
- the tucA gene encoding subclass IId bacteriocin thuricin17 — METPVVQPRDWTCWSCLVCAACSVELLNLVTAATGASTAS, encoded by the coding sequence ATGGAAACACCAGTAGTACAACCAAGGGACTGGACTTGTTGGAGTTGTTTAGTATGTGCAGCATGTTCTGTGGAATTATTAAATTTAGTTACTGCGGCAACAGGGGCTAGTACTGCAAGCTAA
- a CDS encoding GntR family transcriptional regulator, translating into MKIVLSNVSSLPLYQQIKEQIKESIFNNELKEGEQLPSIRSLANDLHVSVLTTKRVYAELETEGFIITRVGKGTYVAPTNLELLMESKRRMVEVKLTEVCQMARSIGIHADDLHSILDLILEEENEK; encoded by the coding sequence ATGAAAATAGTCTTAAGTAATGTATCAAGTCTGCCTTTATATCAACAGATAAAGGAGCAAATTAAGGAATCCATATTTAACAATGAATTAAAAGAGGGTGAACAATTACCATCAATCCGCTCACTTGCTAACGACTTACATGTAAGTGTACTTACTACAAAAAGAGTTTATGCAGAATTAGAAACAGAAGGCTTTATTATTACAAGGGTTGGAAAAGGGACCTATGTAGCTCCTACAAATTTAGAGTTGTTAATGGAGTCCAAACGCCGGATGGTAGAAGTTAAACTTACTGAAGTTTGTCAAATGGCTCGTAGTATAGGTATTCATGCAGATGATCTCCATTCAATTTTAGATTTAATTTTAGAGGAGGAGAATGAAAAATGA
- a CDS encoding ABC transporter ATP-binding protein — protein sequence MNVVLEVNNLNKSYGNFSLKDVTFSLNTDCITGFIGTNGSGKTTTIKAILGLILKDSGKINFLGKDMDKHERKSKNKIGIVLDEGYFYDELTVKEMKNVIAPSYTEWDETVFQNYIKKFNLNLEQKISTLSKGMRMKFAVALALSHHADLLIMDEPTSGLDPLVRSELMDILLDFMKEPGKSVFFSTHITSDLDKIADMIILIDDGKVLVNDEKDVLIDTHALVKGDNRLINKQTRPLFLNLHQTHYGFEGITNKKDDVRRLMPDVLIERPTIEEIMLSYIGGNIHVN from the coding sequence ATGAATGTTGTGTTAGAAGTAAATAATTTAAATAAATCTTACGGAAATTTTTCGTTAAAAGATGTTACCTTTTCACTTAATACAGACTGTATAACAGGATTTATCGGTACAAATGGTTCTGGAAAGACCACTACAATTAAAGCGATTTTGGGTCTTATTTTAAAAGATTCTGGGAAAATTAATTTTCTAGGAAAAGATATGGATAAGCATGAAAGAAAGTCTAAAAACAAAATTGGTATTGTGCTAGACGAGGGCTATTTTTATGATGAATTAACAGTAAAGGAAATGAAAAATGTTATTGCTCCATCCTACACTGAATGGGATGAAACAGTTTTCCAAAATTATATTAAAAAGTTTAACTTAAATCTAGAACAAAAAATCTCTACTCTATCCAAAGGAATGCGAATGAAATTTGCAGTTGCATTAGCCCTATCCCATCATGCAGATCTATTAATAATGGATGAACCAACAAGTGGTTTGGATCCATTAGTACGGAGTGAATTAATGGATATTCTCCTTGATTTCATGAAAGAGCCGGGGAAAAGCGTATTTTTTTCCACTCATATTACATCTGATTTAGATAAAATTGCTGATATGATTATTTTAATTGATGATGGAAAAGTTTTAGTAAATGATGAAAAAGATGTTTTAATAGACACACATGCATTGGTAAAGGGCGACAACCGCTTAATTAATAAACAAACAAGACCTCTTTTTTTAAATTTACATCAAACTCACTATGGATTTGAAGGGATTACTAATAAAAAAGATGATGTACGTCGACTCATGCCTGATGTATTAATAGAAAGACCAACTATTGAGGAGATTATGCTTTCATATATTGGGGGGAACATCCATGTTAATTAA
- a CDS encoding ABC-2 transporter permease — translation MLINLVMKDFLLVKKYFLILLVFAAIAPIYLSSQLQLNDGGLVSFLLTVILMEYILFGTVSKFEDQYKGAALLCATPYTRSAFVKAKYLFLLVIFICAAIIRIIISVVAPSGIESLSASALGITFLTLSILFGVLLPVQFKFGYDKTKIISLLTAFLIPFVAPTLIRGLQSSDIDFKSIFPFSPTVLTWMPYFISIIIGFISMIISLRVYAKKDL, via the coding sequence ATGTTAATTAACCTAGTGATGAAAGACTTTTTGTTAGTCAAAAAATATTTTCTAATCTTACTCGTTTTTGCTGCCATAGCTCCTATTTATCTTTCTTCACAATTACAATTAAACGATGGCGGTCTTGTTAGCTTTCTTTTAACCGTTATTTTGATGGAATATATTTTGTTCGGAACGGTATCCAAATTTGAGGATCAGTACAAGGGAGCGGCTTTACTTTGTGCTACCCCATACACACGAAGCGCATTTGTAAAAGCGAAGTACCTTTTTCTTTTGGTAATTTTTATTTGTGCAGCTATTATCCGTATAATCATTTCAGTTGTTGCACCATCAGGTATAGAAAGCCTGAGCGCTAGCGCTCTTGGAATAACTTTTTTAACTCTAAGTATTTTATTTGGTGTACTACTTCCTGTTCAGTTTAAATTTGGTTATGACAAAACCAAAATCATATCACTTTTAACTGCTTTTTTAATACCTTTTGTTGCTCCTACTCTTATAAGGGGACTACAATCAAGTGATATTGATTTCAAAAGTATTTTTCCATTCTCACCAACTGTCCTAACATGGATGCCTTATTTCATCTCAATTATTATTGGTTTTATATCAATGATAATATCTCTGAGAGTATATGCAAAAAAAGATTTATAA